A section of the Asticcacaulis sp. EMRT-3 genome encodes:
- a CDS encoding type II toxin-antitoxin system Phd/YefM family antitoxin, whose amino-acid sequence MTSREFNQDAGRAKRDARSEPVFITDRGRPTHVLLSFDAFCRLSGQGESVLDLLALDDGAHVDLEASSLGAGWDRREEFR is encoded by the coding sequence ATGACCAGCCGTGAATTCAATCAGGACGCCGGGCGCGCCAAGCGCGATGCGCGCAGCGAACCCGTCTTCATCACCGATCGCGGCAGACCCACCCATGTGCTGCTCAGTTTCGACGCTTTTTGCCGCCTGAGCGGCCAGGGCGAATCGGTGCTCGACCTGCTGGCCCTGGACGATGGTGCCCATGTCGATCTGGAAGCCTCCAGCCTCGGCGCGGGCTGGGACCGGCGCGAGGAGTTCCGCTGA
- a CDS encoding tryptophan 7-halogenase, which yields MRNLLILGGGTAGWLTAACLARHFDAAMMGPVRITLIESPAIATVGVGEGTFPTLRNTLRTLGIDEAAFMRDTSATFKQGIRFNDWVHTPENGRHEHYFHPFEAPCYAEGAALLPYWLRMDPATRPPFAEAMTFQKRVAEARRGPKRPHEGAFSGPLSYAYHLDAARLNAVLAERARQLGVRHIEDTLTGVVRDENGGIAHIVTEAHGHHTADLYIDCTGFRAELIGKALRAPFHNVRDILFANRAVSCRVPYPRPGAPLESYTVATAHAAGWSWDIGLEQGRGAGYVYSADHCSDEDAETLLRSHIGAGADIETRITRFEPGWRTTPWVGNCVAVGLSGGFVEPLEATGIVLIELAASMIAEMLPAAGPVHAPAARFNMLMNERYENIVHFLKLHYVLSQRNEPFWRDNRDPASLPAGLTERLDQWRYRPPGRFDFRLDTETFAWFNYQYILYGMGFQTDVSGADNGPVSSAEAERMLKRIRQFGERATLDLPPHRTLIEQIYTHGFSEPA from the coding sequence ATGCGCAACCTGCTGATCCTTGGCGGCGGCACGGCCGGCTGGCTGACAGCCGCCTGTCTGGCGCGTCACTTCGACGCCGCCATGATGGGGCCCGTGCGAATCACCCTGATCGAATCGCCCGCCATCGCCACGGTGGGGGTTGGCGAAGGCACCTTTCCTACCTTGCGCAATACGCTGCGCACGCTCGGCATCGACGAGGCCGCCTTCATGCGCGACACCTCGGCCACCTTCAAGCAGGGCATCCGCTTCAACGACTGGGTGCACACGCCCGAAAATGGCCGTCACGAACACTATTTCCACCCGTTTGAAGCGCCCTGTTACGCCGAAGGGGCGGCGCTCCTGCCCTACTGGCTGCGCATGGATCCGGCCACACGCCCGCCCTTTGCCGAGGCCATGACCTTCCAGAAGCGCGTGGCCGAGGCGCGGCGCGGCCCCAAGCGCCCGCACGAAGGCGCGTTTTCGGGGCCGCTCAGCTATGCCTACCATCTCGATGCGGCCCGGCTCAATGCGGTTCTGGCCGAGCGCGCGCGCCAGCTTGGCGTGCGCCATATCGAAGACACACTGACCGGCGTGGTGCGCGATGAAAACGGCGGCATCGCTCATATTGTGACCGAAGCCCACGGCCACCATACTGCCGACCTCTATATCGATTGCACGGGCTTCCGCGCCGAACTGATCGGCAAGGCCCTGCGCGCGCCGTTTCACAACGTGCGTGACATCCTGTTCGCCAACCGGGCCGTGAGCTGCCGTGTGCCCTATCCGCGTCCGGGCGCGCCGCTCGAAAGCTATACGGTGGCCACCGCCCATGCTGCGGGCTGGAGCTGGGACATCGGGCTGGAACAGGGCCGTGGCGCGGGCTATGTCTATTCCGCCGACCACTGTAGTGATGAAGACGCCGAGACCCTGCTGCGCAGCCATATCGGCGCCGGTGCCGACATCGAGACGCGCATCACCCGCTTCGAGCCGGGCTGGCGCACCACGCCGTGGGTCGGTAACTGCGTGGCCGTGGGCCTGTCGGGCGGTTTCGTCGAGCCGCTGGAGGCCACCGGCATCGTCCTGATCGAGCTGGCCGCCAGTATGATCGCCGAAATGCTGCCCGCCGCCGGGCCGGTTCATGCACCGGCGGCGCGCTTCAATATGCTGATGAATGAACGCTATGAAAATATCGTCCATTTCCTGAAGCTGCACTATGTTCTGAGCCAGCGCAACGAGCCCTTCTGGCGCGACAACCGCGACCCGGCCAGCCTTCCCGCAGGGCTGACTGAGCGGCTCGATCAGTGGCGTTACCGCCCGCCCGGCCGTTTCGATTTCCGCCTCGACACCGAAACCTTTGCCTGGTTCAACTATCAGTATATTCTGTACGGCATGGGCTTCCAGACCGATGTGTCAGGCGCTGATAACGGCCCTGTGTCGTCGGCGGAGGCCGAGCGGATGCTTAAGCGCATCCGGCAGTTCGGCGAACGCGCCACCCTCGACCTGCCGCCCCACCGCACCCTGATCGAGCAAATCTATACGCACGGCTTCAGCGAACCGGCTTAA
- a CDS encoding TonB-dependent receptor, with protein MKVLKPPAGQPSYRPGPELRLRLCVLLFCLLAVSAFFVTRALADGARLGYAIAARPLAQALLEISRTGGIVVVAPSDLVAGKTSHALTGTYTPQEALALVLTGTGLSARRVSASSFVLIPAARKIPVARKPQALDTARPTEVVVTASRDLATPRSGGILSRDTLSGEHLAFFGTGDLPQALTQAIPAIAMQAYGRDAANNTPSIRLRDLSPNDTLTLVNGKRRHGTSSLSVIAGPFQGGASADVRMIPVNLIDHVEVVTDELSAGYGSDAIAGVVNIVLKSHQGGGAVTTTTGGYFDSGGQTVDVAANMGVVSSPTAFLQVSLQSKYHGYSQRGAVDPRVLAYPGLTAAKNYPYLNTVFGDGAYRLNVFGFNAGRDLGDHWQVYGFGMVGLKTAASRENWRAPDRLPDLYPQGFTPHEAVRENDSDFTLGLRGQVRDWSVDAAFSHGADHQDISNYGSANISLYQDTGSTPTRFNIGDFARDQSVVNLDVHRAFQITPARRLSLAFGIEDRLENYAIGAGDYAATYKEGAQGFPGFSAQDAGHYRRRDEAAYIELGLDDGPLKITGGGRIVHVSGFGSALIGRMSAHLALTPVVAVRMALSNGWRAPTLAESYYSATNVSPSAAALQLPPSSAAVRALGLSPLVPETSRNASLGLSLHPARNLNISLSGYQIDIHNRIVGSGTLYGFGNPDGRNAPAILDAIAARGVVLDPGITKASLSVFTNGLDTRTRGLEMLANMAWAAQGWRVRMSLSGNASLTRVSHIRVTPASLQPQSLFDPFTLSNLEDASPAYRWILDTQIVRNPWMFDLRATLNGHAATTLESNPYTEGGVSYPAEWIRSVIHPHVVFDVEASYRLNARVSLYVGADNIFNLYPEKIDARLLHSYVASQSNLAVYQYATWSAFGINGGYYYTRLKVDF; from the coding sequence ATGAAGGTGTTGAAACCGCCTGCGGGCCAGCCGTCCTACCGGCCCGGCCCAGAGCTGCGCCTTCGTCTCTGTGTCCTGCTGTTCTGCCTGTTGGCCGTCAGCGCCTTCTTCGTCACCCGCGCCCTGGCCGATGGCGCACGCCTTGGCTACGCCATAGCTGCAAGGCCGCTGGCCCAGGCCCTGCTGGAGATTTCGCGCACCGGCGGCATTGTCGTGGTGGCCCCTTCCGATCTGGTGGCCGGAAAGACCTCCCATGCACTGACGGGCACCTATACACCGCAGGAGGCGCTGGCCCTTGTGCTGACCGGCACGGGCCTGAGCGCCCGCCGGGTATCGGCCAGCAGTTTCGTGCTGATACCTGCGGCGCGCAAAATTCCGGTGGCGCGCAAGCCGCAAGCCCTTGATACGGCGCGCCCTACCGAGGTGGTTGTCACCGCCAGCCGTGATCTGGCCACGCCGCGCTCCGGCGGCATCCTGTCGCGCGACACTCTCTCTGGTGAGCATCTGGCCTTTTTCGGGACGGGCGACCTGCCGCAGGCCCTGACCCAGGCCATACCGGCCATCGCCATGCAGGCCTATGGCCGCGACGCCGCCAACAATACCCCCTCGATCCGCCTGCGTGATCTCAGCCCCAACGACACCCTGACTCTGGTCAATGGCAAGCGCAGGCACGGCACTTCCAGCCTGTCGGTGATCGCCGGGCCGTTTCAGGGCGGGGCCAGCGCCGATGTCCGCATGATACCGGTCAATCTGATCGATCATGTCGAGGTCGTCACGGATGAGCTGAGCGCCGGCTATGGCAGCGACGCCATAGCGGGGGTCGTCAATATTGTGCTGAAATCGCATCAGGGCGGTGGTGCGGTCACCACCACGACCGGCGGCTATTTCGACAGCGGCGGCCAGACCGTCGATGTGGCGGCCAATATGGGCGTCGTCAGCTCACCGACCGCTTTTTTGCAGGTCAGTCTGCAATCGAAATATCACGGCTATAGCCAGCGCGGAGCCGTCGATCCGCGCGTTCTGGCCTATCCCGGACTGACGGCGGCCAAAAACTATCCCTATCTCAATACGGTGTTCGGCGATGGCGCCTATCGCCTCAATGTGTTCGGCTTCAATGCCGGACGCGATCTGGGCGACCACTGGCAGGTCTATGGCTTCGGCATGGTCGGGCTGAAAACGGCCGCCTCGCGCGAAAACTGGCGCGCCCCCGACCGCCTGCCCGACCTCTATCCGCAAGGCTTCACTCCGCATGAAGCGGTCAGGGAAAACGACAGCGATTTCACCCTGGGCCTGCGCGGTCAGGTGCGTGACTGGAGTGTCGATGCCGCCTTCAGTCACGGTGCCGACCATCAGGACATCAGCAATTACGGCAGCGCCAATATTTCGCTCTATCAGGATACGGGCAGCACGCCGACGCGCTTTAATATCGGTGATTTCGCCCGTGACCAGTCCGTGGTCAATCTCGATGTCCACCGCGCGTTTCAGATCACGCCCGCCCGCAGGCTGAGTCTGGCCTTCGGGATCGAAGACCGGCTGGAAAACTATGCCATCGGGGCGGGCGATTACGCCGCGACCTATAAGGAGGGCGCGCAGGGCTTTCCCGGTTTCTCAGCCCAGGATGCGGGCCATTATCGCCGCCGCGACGAAGCCGCCTATATCGAACTTGGGCTGGATGACGGGCCGCTGAAGATCACGGGCGGCGGGCGCATCGTCCATGTCAGCGGCTTTGGCTCCGCCCTGATCGGCCGAATGTCGGCGCATCTGGCGCTCACACCGGTTGTGGCCGTGCGGATGGCCCTTTCCAATGGCTGGCGCGCCCCGACGCTTGCCGAATCCTACTATTCCGCCACCAATGTCAGCCCCAGCGCCGCCGCCCTGCAACTGCCGCCGTCTTCCGCTGCCGTGCGCGCACTCGGCTTAAGCCCGCTCGTTCCCGAAACATCGCGCAATGCCAGCCTCGGTCTGAGCCTGCATCCCGCCCGCAACCTGAATATATCCCTGAGCGGCTACCAGATCGATATTCATAACCGCATCGTCGGCAGCGGCACGCTTTATGGCTTTGGCAATCCCGATGGCCGCAACGCCCCGGCCATCCTTGATGCGATAGCGGCGCGCGGCGTCGTGCTTGATCCCGGCATCACCAAGGCGAGCTTGAGCGTTTTCACCAATGGTCTGGATACGCGCACCCGCGGGCTGGAGATGCTGGCCAATATGGCATGGGCCGCGCAGGGCTGGCGCGTACGTATGTCGCTCAGCGGCAATGCCAGCCTGACGCGCGTCAGCCATATCCGCGTCACACCCGCCTCGCTGCAACCGCAAAGCCTGTTCGATCCCTTCACCCTGTCCAATCTGGAAGACGCCTCGCCCGCCTATCGCTGGATTCTCGACACCCAGATCGTGCGCAATCCGTGGATGTTCGACCTGCGCGCCACCCTCAATGGCCACGCCGCCACCACGCTTGAAAGCAATCCCTATACCGAAGGCGGCGTCAGTTATCCGGCGGAATGGATTCGCTCGGTCATCCATCCGCATGTCGTCTTCGATGTCGAGGCGAGCTACAGGCTGAACGCACGGGTCAGCCTGTATGTCGGGGCCGATAATATCTTCAACCTCTATCCCGAAAAAATCGATGCGCGCCTGTTGCACAGCTACGTCGCGAGCCAATCGAATCTGGCGGTTTATCAATACGCCACCTGGTCGGCCTTCGGCATCAATGGCGGCTATTATTACACCCGGCTGAAGGTGGATTTTTAG
- a CDS encoding TonB-dependent receptor: MRDVAGFLRSGASLTAMTAALCALPSLVQAQDTDQPTEVIVTGTRTTGLKAVDSPAPIQLVDSNALKRVGAPDLAAALSQSVPSFNVQSFGSDMANQTLSARLRGLSPNHTLVLVNGKRRHGTSNLAVLGGSFQGGAAADLSFIPVASIDHIEVLTDGAAAQYGTDAIAGVINIIQKKNDSGGTIALTGGQYFDGGGKTGDISFNIGLAPTPKSFLNLTYESKYHGYSDRGAADPRAANYPILATAPGYPYLNHIQGDGMQRLNVMAYNYGYQINDTWDLYSFGTYGRKAAASLENWRTPDKLPALYPLGFNPREADHEADYSATLGISGMIGKWGLDLATTYGEDDMDLSNYSTGNISLYKDTGFTPTAFYVGSFKGTQETTTLDLTRSFEVGMAEPLNLALGVEHRHETYGITQGDPASNYKEGAQAFPGFAATDAGSHSRNNDGVYADVSMKPIEPLLVDVAVRYEDYSDFGSTTVGKVTARYDFSPAVAVRGTISTGFRAPTMAEEYYSATNVSPTSAFVQLPPNSNAAKLLGVDGLKPEKSTNYSLGLVLHPTAKLSMTVDAYQIDIDDRIIGSGSIYGSGAPAGVPNLSEVTAAIEANGNVLDSSVASTGVNMFLNGADTTTKGVDVVLSYPTSFGHFGHVDWSLSGTYVSTEVKKYLDASSLLPAALLFDSTVTTRLEKQSPTTRVIGSALWKIKKLTVSLKETYYSKTSSVTLGPKSGTPFVSEVEPAILTDLDISYRLPKGLGVSIGANNLFNHYPEKINPGLMAEYEALGYSTAVSQYQSYSPFGFNGGYYYAKLTYSF; encoded by the coding sequence ATGCGTGACGTTGCAGGCTTTTTACGATCAGGCGCCAGCCTGACGGCTATGACCGCCGCCCTGTGCGCCCTGCCCTCTCTGGTGCAGGCGCAGGACACAGACCAGCCCACAGAAGTTATTGTTACAGGGACACGCACGACGGGTCTGAAGGCTGTTGATAGCCCGGCCCCGATCCAACTTGTTGATTCTAATGCGCTTAAGCGCGTTGGCGCGCCCGATCTGGCCGCCGCGCTTTCGCAAAGCGTGCCGTCGTTCAATGTTCAGAGCTTCGGCAGCGACATGGCCAACCAGACCCTGTCGGCCCGCCTGCGGGGCTTAAGCCCCAACCACACGCTCGTGCTGGTCAATGGCAAGCGCCGTCACGGCACCTCCAATCTGGCCGTGCTCGGCGGTTCGTTCCAGGGCGGTGCCGCCGCCGATCTGAGCTTCATTCCCGTGGCCTCGATCGACCATATCGAAGTGCTGACCGATGGTGCTGCGGCGCAATATGGAACGGACGCAATTGCGGGCGTGATCAATATCATTCAGAAGAAAAACGATTCGGGCGGCACGATTGCCCTGACCGGTGGCCAGTATTTCGACGGCGGCGGCAAGACCGGCGACATCAGCTTCAATATCGGCCTGGCGCCGACACCGAAATCCTTCCTCAACCTGACCTATGAGTCGAAATATCACGGCTATTCCGACCGTGGCGCCGCCGATCCGCGCGCGGCCAACTATCCGATCCTCGCCACGGCGCCGGGCTATCCCTACCTCAACCACATTCAGGGCGACGGGATGCAGCGCCTGAATGTGATGGCCTATAATTACGGTTATCAGATCAACGATACCTGGGATCTGTACAGCTTCGGCACCTATGGCCGCAAGGCCGCCGCCTCGCTGGAAAACTGGCGCACGCCCGACAAACTGCCCGCCCTCTATCCGCTCGGCTTCAATCCGCGCGAAGCCGATCACGAAGCCGACTATTCCGCCACGCTCGGCATCAGCGGCATGATCGGCAAATGGGGCCTCGATCTCGCCACCACCTATGGCGAAGACGATATGGATCTCAGCAATTACAGCACGGGCAATATTTCGCTGTACAAGGACACGGGCTTTACCCCCACCGCCTTCTATGTCGGCTCTTTCAAGGGCACGCAGGAAACCACGACGCTTGATCTGACGCGCAGCTTTGAAGTGGGTATGGCCGAACCTTTGAACCTGGCGCTCGGCGTCGAGCACCGCCACGAAACCTATGGCATTACCCAGGGTGATCCCGCCTCGAACTACAAGGAGGGCGCGCAGGCCTTCCCCGGCTTCGCCGCCACCGACGCCGGCTCGCATTCGCGTAACAATGACGGGGTCTATGCCGATGTATCGATGAAGCCGATCGAGCCCCTGCTGGTCGATGTGGCCGTGCGCTACGAAGACTACAGCGATTTCGGCTCGACCACGGTGGGCAAGGTGACGGCGCGCTATGATTTCAGCCCGGCGGTTGCGGTGCGCGGTACGATTTCGACCGGCTTTCGCGCCCCCACTATGGCCGAAGAATATTATTCGGCCACCAATGTGTCGCCCACCTCGGCCTTCGTGCAGTTGCCGCCCAATTCGAACGCGGCCAAACTGCTTGGCGTTGACGGGCTGAAGCCCGAAAAATCGACCAATTACAGCCTGGGCCTCGTCCTGCACCCCACGGCCAAGCTGTCGATGACGGTGGATGCCTACCAGATCGACATCGATGACCGCATCATTGGTTCGGGTTCGATCTATGGGTCGGGCGCTCCGGCAGGCGTGCCCAACCTGTCTGAGGTGACCGCCGCCATCGAGGCCAATGGCAATGTGCTCGATTCGAGCGTGGCCTCCACCGGCGTCAACATGTTCCTCAATGGTGCCGACACCACCACCAAGGGCGTGGACGTGGTTCTGTCCTATCCCACCAGCTTTGGCCATTTTGGCCACGTCGACTGGTCTTTGTCGGGCACCTATGTCTCGACTGAGGTGAAAAAATATCTCGACGCCTCATCCTTGCTGCCTGCCGCCCTGCTGTTCGACTCCACCGTCACCACGCGCCTTGAAAAGCAGTCGCCAACGACGCGGGTGATCGGCAGCGCCCTGTGGAAGATCAAGAAGCTGACCGTCAGCCTCAAGGAAACCTATTATTCCAAGACTTCGTCGGTGACGCTGGGACCGAAATCGGGCACGCCGTTCGTTTCCGAGGTTGAACCGGCCATCCTGACCGATCTCGACATCAGCTACAGGCTGCCAAAGGGTCTGGGCGTGTCGATCGGGGCGAACAATCTGTTCAATCACTATCCTGAAAAGATCAATCCCGGCCTGATGGCCGAATATGAGGCGCTCGGTTACTCGACGGCGGTGTCTCAATACCAGAGCTACTCGCCGTTCGGGTTTAACGGCGGCTATTACTACGCCAAGCTCACCTACAGCTTCTGA
- a CDS encoding cytochrome c produces the protein MTSILNTKCATRVVIGLALAGALSAAQAQAIPDGHRLFVQNCSACHQVTGKGIPGAFPALAGDKFVLNARDDVIIRTVLQGRAGMPAFAASLDDNTLAAILTYVRSAWGNKAPAVKPASVARIRKTVSTGGSSPIHN, from the coding sequence ATGACATCTATCCTCAATACCAAGTGCGCCACCCGTGTGGTGATCGGTCTGGCTCTGGCGGGCGCCCTCAGCGCCGCTCAGGCTCAGGCCATACCGGACGGCCATAGACTGTTCGTACAAAACTGCTCGGCCTGCCATCAGGTGACCGGCAAAGGCATACCGGGTGCATTTCCGGCGCTGGCTGGTGACAAGTTCGTGCTGAACGCCAGGGACGATGTGATCATCCGTACCGTCCTGCAAGGCCGGGCCGGTATGCCCGCCTTCGCGGCCAGCCTGGATGACAACACGCTGGCCGCCATCCTGACCTATGTGCGCTCGGCCTGGGGCAATAAGGCACCCGCCGTCAAACCGGCCTCGGTGGCGCGCATCCGCAAAACCGTCAGCACCGGCGGCAGCAGCCCTATCCATAACTGA
- a CDS encoding RidA family protein yields MIHKASKAIALVGFASLLAAPAFAQTAPAAISRLYAKPDAFLATSAAVPDGYKIIYLSGQLADVADPAAPKGTVAAYGDTETQTESVLNKLDAALQAQGATMNDVVNMHVYLAGDPNMGGKMDFAGMMKAYLRHFGTATTPNRPTRAAFQVANLAAPGFLVEIEVVAAVPQK; encoded by the coding sequence ATGATCCATAAAGCATCCAAGGCGATTGCTCTCGTTGGTTTCGCCAGCCTGCTCGCGGCCCCCGCCTTCGCCCAGACGGCTCCCGCCGCCATTTCGCGTCTCTATGCCAAGCCCGACGCCTTTCTGGCCACCAGCGCCGCCGTGCCCGATGGTTACAAGATCATCTATCTGAGCGGCCAGCTCGCCGATGTTGCCGATCCTGCCGCGCCTAAGGGCACGGTGGCTGCCTATGGCGACACCGAAACCCAGACGGAATCGGTGCTGAACAAGCTCGACGCCGCGCTTCAGGCGCAAGGCGCCACCATGAATGATGTCGTCAATATGCACGTCTATCTGGCCGGTGACCCCAATATGGGCGGCAAGATGGATTTCGCCGGCATGATGAAGGCGTATTTGCGCCACTTCGGCACGGCCACAACCCCCAACCGGCCGACGCGCGCCGCCTTTCAGGTGGCCAATCTGGCCGCGCCCGGCTTCCTCGTCGAGATCGAGGTCGTGGCGGCAGTGCCCCAGAAATAA
- a CDS encoding cation:proton antiporter, translated as MTMGPTEIFLIAMLIILTVPYLMWRLFRTDYFAPLVVVQIIAGILLGPGILGAVFPAYYHFVFNPQTIGALNGIAWWAVMIFVFVAGIELDLKKVWQYRGETAVTAGLALFTPLVFGCVAAAGLLMFALHTGSLSLWVGPKGHDWQFVLGIGMACAVTALPILVLLMEKLNMLRQPLGQRILRYASLDDVAIWGVLALILLDWERVGRQAGFLLAFAVAAWLMRKLMRRVRESDRWYLALIWLAASGFAADWSGLHFMVGAFLSGAVLDSDLFDQKKMDLFRDHILLAIMPVFFLSTGLRTTWEMGGAAVFIAAAVLLVASVGGKLAGIHLAGRILKWQKGEASIIGWLLQTKALIMIIFVNILLDKQIITSGAFTATLLMAVASTMLSIPMVAPKLKRHAGLVFQSGNMSPDAPPQKTAVKSLP; from the coding sequence ATGACAATGGGGCCGACTGAAATTTTTCTGATCGCCATGCTGATCATACTGACCGTGCCCTATCTGATGTGGCGGCTGTTCAGAACCGATTATTTTGCGCCGCTGGTGGTGGTGCAGATTATCGCCGGTATATTGCTGGGGCCCGGCATTCTGGGCGCGGTCTTTCCGGCCTATTATCATTTCGTCTTCAATCCGCAAACCATCGGAGCGCTGAACGGCATTGCCTGGTGGGCGGTGATGATATTCGTGTTTGTGGCGGGGATCGAACTGGATCTGAAAAAGGTCTGGCAATATCGCGGCGAAACTGCCGTCACCGCCGGTCTGGCCCTGTTCACGCCGCTGGTCTTCGGCTGCGTGGCGGCGGCGGGCCTGCTGATGTTCGCCCTGCATACGGGCAGCCTGTCCCTGTGGGTGGGCCCCAAGGGTCATGACTGGCAGTTCGTGCTGGGCATCGGCATGGCCTGCGCCGTGACGGCCCTGCCCATTCTTGTGCTGCTGATGGAAAAGCTGAACATGCTGCGCCAGCCGCTTGGCCAGCGCATCCTGCGCTACGCTTCGCTCGACGATGTGGCCATCTGGGGCGTGCTGGCCCTGATCCTGCTCGACTGGGAGCGGGTGGGACGGCAGGCGGGTTTTCTGCTGGCCTTTGCCGTGGCCGCCTGGCTGATGCGCAAGCTGATGCGGCGCGTCCGCGAAAGCGACCGCTGGTATCTGGCGCTGATCTGGCTGGCCGCGTCGGGCTTCGCCGCCGACTGGTCGGGGCTGCATTTCATGGTCGGGGCCTTCCTGTCCGGGGCGGTGCTGGATTCCGATCTGTTCGATCAAAAAAAGATGGATCTGTTCCGCGACCATATTTTGCTGGCCATCATGCCGGTCTTTTTCCTGTCCACCGGTCTGCGCACGACCTGGGAAATGGGCGGAGCGGCGGTATTTATCGCAGCCGCCGTGCTGCTGGTGGCTTCGGTCGGCGGTAAACTGGCCGGCATTCATCTGGCCGGACGCATTCTTAAATGGCAAAAGGGCGAGGCCTCGATCATCGGCTGGTTGTTACAGACCAAGGCCCTGATCATGATCATCTTCGTCAACATCCTGCTCGACAAGCAGATCATCACCAGCGGGGCCTTTACCGCCACGCTTTTGATGGCCGTGGCCTCGACCATGCTGTCGATCCCGATGGTGGCGCCGAAGCTGAAACGCCACGCCGGTCTTGTCTTCCAGTCGGGCAATATGTCGCCGGACGCGCCGCCGCAGAAGACGGCCGTAAAATCTCTGCCTTAA
- a CDS encoding NAD(P)/FAD-dependent oxidoreductase: MTENTYRPLVSRRRFIETVAAFAGTATMAAGLASWGVATASATKTPPSLKGSGTGKKVVILGGGWAGLVSCYELSQQGYDCVIIEANPYIGGRAQTARNGTKVQQLGKDPLECTFAEGEYLNYGPWRIPFNHYSTLYYTRLFGIPVETMVNQNDAAFVYSSTGPMAGKRVRQFEIKADVRGYTDELMCKLAASGQLDGYLSKDDEEKFVEYLISEGYLKRDSKTYEGTTGRGFDVNPGAGLVPGPGVPSKPFSFSDVLNSNMWQSVKSVGEFEQQNTMLEPVGGMDRTPKTFAKYIGDKIRMSCQVEKIDQNAKGVTVNYLDKVTGAHESVSGDYCICTIPISVLKNIDANFSKPFKAAMDQVAYAAVGKIGLQMKRRFWEEDDGVYGGHVYTDNEFGLLSLPSYNLMGKTGTILGGYLHGATGIKYSAMSYKDQFDAALANGALVWPKTMTDEFASGFSYYWHLDPHNLGGWAEWSEDARKTAYPVLLEPDNRIYLAGEHLSYLGGWQAGAIESAWQQIEKLHLRASAA; this comes from the coding sequence ATGACCGAAAACACATATCGTCCGCTCGTTTCGCGCCGTCGCTTCATTGAAACCGTCGCCGCCTTCGCCGGCACCGCCACGATGGCGGCGGGCCTCGCCTCCTGGGGTGTGGCCACCGCCTCGGCCACCAAGACCCCGCCCAGCCTCAAAGGTTCCGGCACCGGCAAGAAGGTGGTCATTCTGGGTGGCGGCTGGGCCGGGCTCGTCTCGTGCTACGAACTGAGCCAGCAGGGCTATGACTGCGTGATCATCGAGGCCAACCCCTATATCGGCGGCCGCGCCCAGACCGCGCGCAACGGCACCAAGGTGCAGCAACTGGGCAAGGATCCGCTCGAATGCACCTTCGCCGAGGGCGAATACCTCAATTACGGCCCGTGGCGCATTCCGTTCAACCACTATTCCACCCTCTACTATACCCGCCTGTTCGGCATTCCCGTCGAAACCATGGTCAATCAGAACGACGCCGCCTTCGTCTATTCGTCCACCGGCCCGATGGCGGGCAAGCGCGTGCGCCAGTTCGAGATCAAGGCCGATGTGCGCGGCTATACGGACGAGCTGATGTGCAAGCTGGCCGCCAGCGGTCAGCTCGACGGCTATCTGAGCAAGGATGACGAGGAAAAGTTCGTCGAATATCTGATCAGCGAAGGCTATCTGAAGCGCGATTCCAAAACCTATGAAGGCACGACCGGACGCGGCTTTGATGTCAATCCGGGCGCGGGCCTTGTTCCCGGCCCCGGCGTGCCGTCCAAGCCCTTCAGCTTCTCCGATGTGCTCAATTCCAACATGTGGCAATCGGTCAAGTCGGTCGGCGAATTCGAGCAGCAGAACACCATGCTGGAGCCGGTGGGCGGCATGGATCGCACGCCGAAAACCTTCGCCAAATATATCGGCGACAAGATTCGCATGAGCTGTCAGGTCGAGAAGATCGACCAGAACGCCAAGGGCGTCACGGTCAACTATCTCGACAAGGTGACCGGTGCGCACGAAAGCGTTTCGGGCGATTACTGCATCTGCACCATCCCCATTTCGGTGCTGAAGAATATCGACGCCAACTTCTCCAAGCCCTTCAAGGCGGCGATGGATCAGGTCGCCTATGCGGCGGTCGGCAAGATCGGCCTGCAAATGAAGCGCCGCTTCTGGGAAGAGGATGACGGCGTCTATGGTGGCCATGTCTATACCGATAATGAGTTCGGCCTCCTCTCCCTGCCCTCCTATAATCTGATGGGCAAGACCGGCACCATCCTCGGTGGTTATCTGCACGGCGCCACCGGCATCAAATATTCGGCCATGTCCTATAAGGATCAGTTCGACGCTGCCTTGGCCAATGGCGCTCTGGTCTGGCCGAAGACCATGACCGATGAATTCGCGTCCGGCTTCTCCTATTACTGGCACCTCGACCCGCATAATCTCGGCGGCTGGGCCGAATGGAGCGAAGACGCCCGCAAGACCGCCTATCCGGTTCTGCTGGAGCCCGATAACCGCATCTATCTGGCCGGGGAACACCTGTCCTATCTCGGTGGCTGGCAGGCAGGCGCGATCGAATCGGCCTGGCAGCAGATCGAAAAACTGCACCTGCGCGCCAGCGCTGCCTGA